CGGTGGTGGCGATGAAGCCGCCGTCGCCGAGGATCCGCCGCTCGGTCAGCAACGACTCGCTGACGTCGCCGACGGCGAGACCGTCGACGTAGACGTACCGGCTCTTCACGTGCCCGACCAGGCTGGCGCGGCCCTCGACCAGGTCGACCACGTCGCCGTCCTCGCAGAGCACCACCCGGTCCGGGGCGACCCCGGACTCGATGCCGAGGCGGGCGTGGGCGCGCAGGTGCCGCCACTCGCCGTGCACCGGCATGAGGTTGCTCGGGCGGACCATGTTGAGCAGGTAGAGCAGCTCCCCGGCGGGGGCGTGGCCGGAGACGTGCACCTTGGCGACGTCCTTGTGCACGACCACCGCGCCGGCCCGGGCCAGCCGGTTGATCACCCGGTAGACGGAGGTCTCGTTGCCGGGCACCAGCGAGGAGGCCAGCACCACCGTGTCGCCGGGGGCGATGGTGATGTGCCGGTGGTCGCCGCTCGCCATCCGGCCCAGGGCGCTCATCGGCTCGCCCTGCGAGCCGGTGGACATCAGCACGATCTGCTCGGGCGGCAGCGTGGTCGCCTCCTCGATGCCGACCACCAGGCCGGCCGGGATGTTGAGCAGGCCGAGGTCCCGGGCGATGCCCATGTTCCGGACCATGGACCGGCCGATCAGCGCGACCTTGCGGCCGTGCTCGATCGCCGAGTCGAAGACCTGCTGCACCCGGTGCACGTGCGAGGCGAACGAGGCGACGATGATCCGCCCCTTGGCCTTCGCGAAGATCGAGTCGAGCACCGGCCCGATCTCCCGCTCCGGGGTGACGAAGCCGGGGATCTCCGCGTTGGTGGAGTCCGACAGCAGCAGGTCGACGCCCTCGGCGCCGAGCCGGGCGAAGCCGGCCAGGTCGGTGATCCGGCCGTCCAGCGGGAGCTGGTCCATCTTGAAGTCGCCGGTGTGCAGCACCAGGCCGGCCGGCGTGCGGATGGCCACCGCGAGCGCGTCCGGGATGGAGTGGTTGACGGCGAAGAACTCCAGCTCGAACGGGCCGAGCCGCTCCCGGCCGCCCTCCCGCACGGTCAACGTGTACGGCTGGATCCGCCGCTCGGCCAGCTTCGCCTCGACCAGGGCGAGGGTGAACTGGGAGCCGACCAGCGGGATGTCCGACTTGTGGGCGAGCAGGTACGGCACCGCGCCGATGTGGTCCTCGTGACCGTGGGTGAGCACGATCGCCTGGACGTCGTCGAGCCGGTCCAGGATCGGCCCGAAGTCGGGCAGGATAAGGTCCACGCCCGGCTGCTCGACGTCGGGGAAGAGCACCCCGCAGTCGACCACCAGCAGCTTGCCGTCGTACTCGAAGACGGTCATGTTCCGGCCGATGGCGCCGAGTCCGCCGAGCGGCATGATCCGCAGGCCGCCCTCCGGCAGCGGCGGGGGCAGTTCACCCTCGAAATGCGCCTCGGTCACGCGTCCACCTCATTCTGCGACGCCGTCACTCGGCGTCCGTCGTGTCGTTCGATCATTCGGGCAGTTCCAGGCCCGCCGCCGCGCAGTCCGCGCGCAGCTGGGCCAGTTCGTCGGCGGTGGCGTCCACCAGCGGCGGTCGTACCGGGCCGGCCGGCAGGCCCTTGGCCGCCAGGCCCGCCTTCACCAGGATCACGCCCTGGGTACGGAAGATGCCGGTGAACAGGGGCAGCAGCCGCCGGTGCAGGCGCAGCGCGGTGGCGGTGTCCCCCGCGTCGTACGCCTCGATCATCTGCTTGGCCAGCGCCCCGGTGAAGTGCGTCGAGGTGCCGACCAGGCCGACGCCGCCGACGGCGAGCGCGGGCAGGGTCAGCGAGTCCTCGCCGCAGTAGTAGGCCAGGTCGCTGCGGGCGAGCACCCAGGAGGTGGCGGTGAGGTCGCCCTTGGCGTCCTTGACCGCGACGATCCGGCCGTGCTCGGCGAGCTTCACCAGCGTCTCGGTGGCGATCGGCACGCCCGATCGGCCCGGGATGTCGTAGAGCATGATCGGCAGCCCGGTGGCGTCCGCGACCGCGGTGAAGTGGCGCAGCAGCCCGCTCTGCGGCGGCTTGTTGTAGTACGGGGTGACCACCAGCAGCCCGTGCGCGCCGGCCTTCTCCGCCGACGCGGCCAGCTCGATCGTGTGCCGCGTGTCGTTGGTGCCGACCCCGGCGACGATCCTGGCCCGGTCGCCGACCGCCTCCACGACGGCGCGGATCAGGATCTCCTTCTCCGCGTCGGTGGTGGTCGGCGACTCGCCGGTGGTGCCGTTGATCACCAGCGCGTCGTTGCCCTGCTCCTCGACGAGGTGCTGCGCGAGGCGTACGGCGCCGTCGAGGTCGAGGGACCCGTCCGGGGTGAACGGGGTCACCATGGCCGTGAGCAGTCGCCCGAACGGGCGCGACGCGCCCCGGTCGGGGGCGGCAGGGTGGTCGTGCGTCATGTTCACAACCTAGCGGACGACCACCGGGGCCCCGGCGGGGAAGGGTTCAGGAGTCACTCGGCGTGCGGGCTGGCCGCCACCTCGGTGCCGTCCGGCAGGGCGGAGATCACGAAGTCCGCGAAGACGTTCGGCGCGACGCCCTTGAGCTGCCGCAGGCACTCCACGGCCAGCTCGCGGATCTCCACGTCGGCGTGCTCGGTGGCGCGCATCTTGATGAAGTGCCGCCAGGCCCGGTAGTTGCCGGTGACCACGATCCGGGTCTCGGTGGCGTTGGGCAGCACCGCCCGGGCCGCCTGCCGGGCCTGCTTGCGGCGCAGCGTCGGGTTCGGCTCGTCGGCGAAGCGCTGCTCCAGGCCCTCCAGCAGCTCGTTGTACGCCCGGACGCTCGCCTCGGCGGCCTCGACGAACTTCTTGTGCAGCTCCGGGTCGTCGGCGATCACCGTCGGCTCGACCATGGCGGCGTCCCGCTCCGGGACGTACCGCTGGGACAGCTGGGAGTACGAGAAGTGCCGGTGCCGGATCAGCTCGTGGGTGAACGAGCGGGACACGCCACTGAAGTAGAAGCTCACCGAGCCGTGCTCCAGCACCGACAGGTGCCCGACCTCCAGGATGTGCGCCAGGTAGCCGGCGTTCGTCGCGGTGGCCGGGTTCGGCTTCTTCCAGCTCTGGTAGCAGGCCCGACCGGCGAACTCGGCGAGCGCCTGGCCGCCCTCGGCGTCGGTCGACCACGGCACGTCGTCCGGGGCCTGGAACTGGGTCCACGCGATCAGCTTGACCTGGGGCTGCACCATCTCCGGCATTCCTGGGACTGTAGTGGCCTCCGGGGCCCGTACCCAAGCCAGGCTCGCCCGGTGCAACCCCGGTCACGCGGAGACCGCGCGACCGGTCAGACGTACAGGGAGGTGAAGGGGGCCCAGGGCAGGTTGCGCAGCACCGAGAAGGCGAGCCAGGCGGCGAGGAAGCCGCCGATCACCTTGGGGCTGAGCCGCAGCTCCGGCAGGCGCCAGCCGAACGCCTGGTTTCCCGCCCAGGCGACGAAGAGATAGGCGAGGAACGGCAGCGAGAAGACGAACAGGAAGTGGTGCCGGGCGGCGGCCGGCAGGTCCCCGTGCAGCACGTACCAGAGGGCGCGGGTGCCGCCGCAGCCCGGGCAGTCCAGCCCGGTGGTGAGCTTGAGCAGGCAGGTCGGCCGGGCGTCCGGGTCGCTGTGGGTGGGGTCGCTGACCAGCGCGTACGCCATGCCCATGCCGACGCAGCCGAGCGCTGCCAGCGGCACCGCCCAGCGCGGGGCGCGCTCATGGAGACGGATCACGAGCCGGGTGAACCGGTCCGGCTCGACAGGCTGGTAGGCCGCCGGCTGCGGCCAGCCGCCGGCCGGGACCTCGCCGGTGGGCCACGCCGCCGGCCCGGGCTCCGCGTGCCCGACGCCGGGGACCGCCGGGGCGGTCGGGGCGACACCGTCGGGGACCTGCTGGCCCGGCTGGGTGGCCGGCCGGTCGACGCTCGTCACGCGCTCACCGTACACCGGCGACGCCCGCCAGCGCGGCGGCCAGCGGCACCGCGAGGTCCCCCGCCACGGGCGGGGCCACCGCGTCGAGACCGAGCCAGCCGGCCAGCCGGTAGAGCTCGGCGGCCAGGGCCATCGCCGTCTCCCCCGGGACGGCCCCGGGCTCGGCCCAGGCGGCCGGCACGAGCAGCACTCCCGTCTTCCGGTCGGCCTTCAGGTCGACCCGGGCGGTGAACCGCTCCCCCTGGAGGAACGGCAGCACGTAGTAGCCGTGCACCCGCTGCGGGGCGGGCACGTAGATCTCGATCCGGTAGCTGAAGTCGAAGAGCCGCTCCGTGCGGGCCCGCTCCCAGACCAGCGGGTCGAAGGGGCTGACCAGCGTGTTGCCCCGCACCCACCGGGGCAGCCGGGCCTGCGCGTGCAGGTACGCCGGCTGCCGCCAGCCCTGCACCGTGACCGGCGTCAGCTCCCCCGCCTCGACCAGCTCGGCGACCGCCCGCCGGGCGCCGGCCAGCGGCAGCCGGAAGTAGTCGCGCAGCTCCGGCTCGGCGGCCACACCGAGCGACCGGGCGGCGATCGACACCAGGGCCCGCCACGCGTCGGCGTCGGTGGGCGTGGGGGCGTCGAGCACGGCGGCCGGCAGCACCCGCTCGGGCAGGTCGTAGCGGCGGGCGAACGAGGTGGTGCGCTCGGCGGCGGTCACCTCGCCGGCCCAGAACAGGAACTCCAGCGCCCGCTTCACCGCCGACCAGTTCCAGCCCCAGTTGCCGGTCTCCCGGGGCGCGTCGTGCTCGATCTCGGCGGCGGTCAGCGGCCCCCGGGCGGCCACCTCGTCGCGGACCCAGGCGACCAGCTCCGGCTGCTCCTGCGCGATCCGGCGCATGCCGCCCCAGGCTTCGTCCTGCGCCTTGGCCATCCGCCAGCGCAGCGCCGGGTGCAGCCCGACCGGGACCAGCGACGCCTCGTGCCCCCAGTACTCGAAGAGCTCGCGGGGGCGGCGGTAGGCGGCGGCGTCGAGCAGCGCGGTCGGGTACGGCCCGAGCCGGCTGTAGAGCGGCAGGTAGTGCGCGCGCTGCAGCACGTTGACCGAATCCATCTGGATCAGACCGACCCGGTCGAGCGCCCGGCGCAGGTGCCGGCGGGTGGGCGCGCCGCCGGGGGCCGGGTCGGCGAAGCCCTGGGCCGTGAGGGCGACGCGCCGGGCCTGGGCGAGCGAGAGCGATTCCGGTACAGCCATCGTCGGGCACCCTAATCCACGGGTACGACGCCGGAGCGGACGCTGGACCGATCGCCCGCGAGGGAATAGAACGGACGGATGCTCACCATTCGCCGGGAGGAGCCGGACGACGCCGAGGCGATCGCCCGGGTGCACGTGCGGAGCTGGCAGGCCGGCTACGCCGGGTTCATGCCGGACGAGGTGCTGCGTCGGCTCAACCCGGCGGCCTGGGCGCAGCGCCGCCGGGACCTCGGCACCGCCGACCCGGAGCACCCGTTCACCACCCTGGTCAGCGAGGTCGACGGCGCGGTCACCGGCTTCGCCACCTTCGGGCCGTACCGGAACGACCAGGACCGGGCCGACCTCGACCCGGCGTACGGCGAGATCGTGACCATGTACGTGGAGCCGGCGCGTTGGGGCGGCGGGACCGGCCGGGCGCTGCTGGCCGCGGCCCGTGCCGGACTGGCCGAGCGGGGCTGGACCGAGTACCGGCTCTGGGTGCTGGCCGACAACGTCCGGGCCCGCAGCTTCTACGAGCGGGCCGGGCTGTCACCCGACGGGGCGGAGTCCGTCTACCCGGTGCCGCTCTCCGGCGGCCGCGAACCCGTCGGCCTGGTCGAGCTGCGGTACACCGCCCGGCTCGACGGCTGACCCGGCCGGCCCCCGCTCACCGACGGAACCCGCCGGCCCCGGCTCCCGGGCCGGCCCGCCGTCGGCCGGCACGGCCCAGCGGCGGATCGGCAGGCCGAGCAGCAGCGCCAGGCTGATCCAGACGTAGGTGTTGCTGCCGAGGAAGCCGTCCACGCCGGTGAAGTCCTTCTCCCAGGCCCAGACGATCCGGCTGATCAGGAAGCCGTACCCGATGATCGCGGCGGCCAGCAGGACGCGGCGCCGGCGGCCGCGCGCGGGCGCGGCCATGGCGTTGTCCACCAACAGGATCAGTCCGGGGATCAGCCAGACCAGGTGGTGCACCCAGGTCACCGGGCTGACCAGGCACATCATCGCGCCGGTCAGCGCCAGGCCGGTGGCCTCGTCGCCGGCGGCCACCGCGGCCCGGGACCGCCAGGCCCAGACGGCGAGGGTGGCCAGCACCAGCGCCAGCCAGGCCACCGTGCTGGGGTGCTCCGGATCGAGCCGGGCCACCACCCCGCGCAGCGACTGGTTGGAGACGAACGCCAGCTCCCCGACCCGGCCGGTGTTCCACAGCGCCGACGTCCAGAACTCCCGCGAGGCGTCCGGGAAGAGCGCCGCGGCGAGCAGGGTCGCCCCGGCGGCGGCGGCCATCGCGGTGAACGCGGCCCGCCAGCGCCGGGTGACCAGCAGGTAGACGATGAAGACGCCCGGAGTCAGCTTGATCGCGGTGGCCAGGCCGATGCCCACCCCGGCCCACCGGTTTCCGGCCGGCAGCAGTCGCAGCAGGTCCACCGCCACCAGGAAGAGCAGCAGCGTGTTGACCTGGCCGAAGTTGACCGTCTCGCGCATCGGCTCGAACGCGGCGGCCAGGCAGAGCGCCACCGCGAGGGCGAACCAGCGGGTCCAGCCGGCCCGGCGGGCGATCGGGTCGACCAGCCACCAGATCAGCACGGCGCTGGTCACCACGCTGGCGACCACGCTCACCGTGATCGCCGCCGGCCAGGGCAGGTACGCCATCGGCAGCATGACCAGCGCGGCGAACGGCGGATAGGTGAAGCCGTACTGGGTGCCGGCCTTGAGGAAGTCGTAGACCTCCCCGCCGTCGTGCACCCAGAAGGTCAGCGCGCCGTAGTAGACCTTCAGGTCGAAGAAGCCGTGCCGCACGGCCGCGACGGAGAGGAAGGCGGCCACCGCGGCGGCGAGCACCAGCACCCCGACGACCTGCCCGTACGTCCGCCTGGCACCCTGCGCCACCGTCGCCTCCCTCGCCCTGCGTAGGCTCACGTCCCATGGCTCTCGGGTACGTCCGCCCGGCGCGTCCCGAGGACGCCGGCGAGATCGCACGCATCCAGCTCGCGACCTGGCGGGTCGCGTACCGCCGGATCCTGCCCCGGCACGTGCTCGACAACCTGGACGAGGCGTACCTCGCCCGGCGGTGGAGCGCGGCGGTGCAGGAGCCGCCCTCGGGCGCGCACCGCGTGCTGGTCGCCGTCGAACAGGCCGAGCAATCGTATCTGGTGGGTTTCGCCGCATCGGGTCCGGCCGACGCGGAGGCACTCGCCCCGGGCGAGCCGGCCGACGCGCTCGCCGACGGCGTGGTGGCGGTGACCGACCTGCTGATCGAGCCGCGTTGGGGCCGGCGCGGGCACGGCAGCCGGCTGCTCGCCGCCGCCGTGGACCTCTGGCGCGCCGACGGCTTCACCCGGGCGGTGGCCTGGGCGTTCGACGGGGACGAGGCGACCCGGAAGTTCCTCACCAGCACCGGCTGGGAGCCGGAAGGCGCGGCCCGGGCCCTCGATGTCGACGACATGCTGGTCCCCCAGCTCCGGCTGCACGTCGCCGTCCCCACCGAGCCGGTCCCGGAGGCCTGAGCACGCGCCACGCGTCGTCCACCCCCCCGTACGCCACAAGCAGGAGCACCAAGACCGCCACGGAGAGTGAGGAGACCAGATGTTCAGGGACACGAAGGCGTTCAGCGGGTTCTCGGTGGACGACATCGACCACGCCGAGCGGTTCTACGCCGAGACGCTCGGCCTGCGGGTGTCGCGGGACGACGAGATGGGCGGGCTGCTGACGCTGCACATCGCCGGGGATCGGCCGGTCCTGGTCTATCCGAAGGCCGACCACGTGCCGGCCAGCTACACGGTGCTCAACTTCCCGGTGGCGGACGTCGACCGGGCGGTCGACGAGGTGACCTCGCGCGGGGTGCGGTTCGCCCGGTACGAGGGGATGCCCCAGGACGAGAAGGGGATCATGCGCGGCCACGGCCCGACCATCGCCTGGTTCACCGACCCGGCCGGCAACGTCATGTCCGTGCTCGAACAGCGGTGAACCGTCGGCGGTTCCCGGGCGCGCGGCCGGGAACCGCCGACGGTCGGGTCAGCCCTTGTCGGCGCCCTCGTTGGCGCCCCGGACGAAGTACCGCTGGAAGATCACGAAGAGCACCGCCACCGGGATGGTGGCCAGCAGCGCGGCACCCAGCTTCAGCGGATACTGCGTGCCCTTGCCGAGCGAGCCGCTGACCAGGTCGGCCAGGCCTCGGGGCAGGGTGAACAGGCCCGGGTCCTGGACCGCGACGAGGCTGTGCGGGAACTCGTTCCAGGAACCCTGGAACGACAGGATGGTCAGCGTGATCAGCGCCGGCTTCGCCATCGGCAGCACCACCGACCAGAAGGTGCGGAAGGTGCCGGCGCCGTCGATCCGGGCCGCCTCCTCGACGCTGACCGGGATCGACTCGAAGAACTGCTTCATGATGAAGACGCCGGCCGCGTCGGCGAGCAGCGGCACGATCAGCCCGGCGTAGCTGTCGTAGAGGCCGAGCTGGTTGAGCACCAGGAACTTCGGGATCAGCAGCACCACACCGGGCACCGCCATCACCGCGATGATCGCGGCGAACAGCCCGGCCCGGCCGCGGAACCGCAACCGCGCGAGGGCGTACCCGGCGAGCGAGTCGAAGAACACCCGGCCGAGCGTCACCAGCACCGTGACCAGCAGCGAGTTGCCCAGCCAGAGCGGGAAGGCGGTGCCCGCGAAGATCCGCTCGAAGCCGGCCAGCGACAGCGGGTCGGGCACCGGGGAGAGCGGGTTCGCGGCCGCGTCCGGCTCGGTCTTGAGCGAGTTGCCGATCTGGATGACGAACGGGTAGAGGAAGACCAGCCCGAAGAAGATCAGGACGGCGTACCCGACGAAACTGTTAACCAGGGTGCGCGGACCGCGGTCGGCGCGGCGCGCGGTGGCCGCCGGCGCCGGCGGCCGGTCTGTCAGCGCGGTCATGTCTGCGACCCTTCCGGTACGCGTCGCCGCCACCGGCCGCGCCGGGGCCGGGGCTCGTCCCGGTCGGCCATGACCCGGCGCTGGACCAGGGTGAGCACGATGATGATCAGGAAGAGGACGAACGAGATCGCCGCCCCGGAGCCGTAGTCGAAGTCCCGGAACGCGGTCCGGTACGACAGGTACGCCGGGGTGAGCGTGGTCTTGGCCGGCTCCCCCTGGCTCATCACATACACCTGGTCGAAGACCTGCCAGGAGCCGATCAGGCCGAGGGTGAGCACCAGGAACGTGGTCGGCTTGATCAGCGGCAGGGTGACGTGCCGGAACCGCTGCCAGCGGGTGGCCCCGTCAAGGATGCTCGCCTCGTCCAGCGCCACCGGGACGTTCTGCAGCGCGGCGAGGAACATCAGCATGAAGGTGCCCGAGGTGGTCCACACCACCAGGCTGATGATCGAGATCATCGCGACGCTGGGCCCGGCGAGCCAGTCCCACCAGGTCAGCCCGAACGGGCCGCCGGCGGTGAGCGCGGCGGGCGGGGAGTCCACGCCGACCGCGCCGAGCAGCAGGTGCAGCACGCCCCGCGAGTCGGCGAACCACTGCGGTCCGTCGATGCCGAAGAGGCGCAGCAGCGCGTTGACCGCGCCGGAGTTGGCGAACATGAACAGGAAGACCACGCTGATCGCCACCGAGCTGGTGACCGAGGGGAAGTAGAAGGCGGTCCGGAAGAACCCCTTCCCTTTGAGCATCCGGTTGTTGACCACCAGGGCGAGCGCGAGGGCGAGCACCGTCTGCGTCGGCACCACGATCACCACGTAGTAGACGTTGTTCCGGATGCTGGTCATGAAGTCGCGGCGGGCCAGCCCGTCCTCGCTGAACAGCCGGGTGTAGTTCTCGCCGCCGACGAACGGCACCTTCCCGGTGAAGGGGCTGCCCTGCCCGTTCCAGTCGGTGAGGCTCACCCAGAGCGCCATCAGGATCGGCAACAGCAGGAACAGCCCGAGGATGACGATCACGGGCGCGACGAAGAGCCACCCGGCCATGTTCTCGTTGCTCCGGATGCCGCGTCCCGGGCCGGGTGGGCCGGCCTGCGCGATGGCCGCCCCGGCGAGTGCTTCGGTTGCCATCTCCCCTCCCTTGGTGAGTGGGAGCCGGCCGGAGGGCCCGGTGCGGGCCGGGCCCTCCGGTCCCGCTCAGCCGCCGAGCGCCGCCTTGGCGTTCTTGTCGAAGTTCTCCAGGGTCTTCTTCGGGTCGCCGTTGGTCAGACCCTGCAGGCCGGTGTCCAGGTCACCGAGGACGCTGTCCATCTTCGGGGCGTTCACCGGGCCCTGGGCGTACGCGGCGCCGTCGATGAACGGCTTGTCGGCCGGGAAGGCGCCGGTGTACTGGTCGCGGACGGACTGCCGGGAGGGCATCACGCCGAACGCCTTGGCGAAGGCCATCTGCTGCTCGCCGGCGGTCATCGCCTCGACGAACTTGATCGCCTGGTCCTTGTACTTCGACTTCGCCGCGATCCCCCAGCAGTTGGTGAAGGAGAGCGTGCCCTGCCCCTTCGGGCCGGCGGGCAGCGGGACGACCTTGTACTTCACGTTCGGGAAGTCGTTCTGCAGGGCGCCCTTGATCCAGTTGCCCTCGATGGTCATCACGGCCTTGCCCTTGCCGAACGCCTCACCGGACCAGCCGGCGTCGAGCTGCTTGGGGTACTTCGCGTACCCGCTGGTGAGCAGGGTCTTGACGTACTGCAGGGCGGCCAGGTTCTCCGGGGTGTCCGCGGTGGGCTGCTTGCCGTCCTTGCTGATCAGCCAGCCGCCGTTCTGCACCAGGAACGCGCCGATCCGGTCCCGGGTGTCACCGAGCGCGAGCGGCACCAGACCCTTGGCCTTGATCTTCTGGCTGGTGGCGGTGAGCTGGTCCCAGGTGGTCGGCACGTCGGCGTCGGTCAGCCCGGCCTTCGTCCAGAGGTCGGTGTTGATCTGCAGGGCGAGGGTGGAGAAGTCCTTGGGCGCGCAGTAGAACTTGCCGTCGTAGCTGAACGCGGTGCGCAGGCTCTCGTAGAAGTCGTCCGGCTTGCTGATCTTGTCGGCGTACGGCTCCAGGGCGCCGACGCTCGCGTAGTCGGCGAACCGGCTGGCGTCGACGTAGAACACGTCCGGCGGGCTGCCGCCGGCGAGGGCCTGGCCGAGCTGCTGGACGAGGTCCTGGGCGGGGGTGACGGTGGCCTGGTTGCCCGAGGACGACGCCCACTTCGCGGCGGCGTCCTGGACGGCCTTGGTCTCCGCCTCGCCCGAGGAGCCGATCAGGATCTGCAGGTTCGCCGGGCCGCTGGACTGCTTCGCGTCGCTGGAGGAGTCGTCGAAGCCGCTGCCGCACGCGGCGGAGCCGAACAGGGCGACGGCGGCGAGGCCGGCCACCGCCGCCCGGGTGAGGGATCGAGATGCCATCTTCTTCTCCTGGTGGGGGAAACGGGGGATCACGCGGTGTGCCGCAGCACCAGCGCGGGCTGGAGCAGCACCTGGGGGTCGGTGGGGTGGCCGTCGAGCACGCCGGTGAGCAGCTCGACGCAGCGGGCCGCGGCGACCGCGAGCGGTTGGCTGACGCTGGTCAACCCGACCGCCGCCGCGACCGGGGTGTCGTCGAATCCGATGACGGCGGTCTCCGCGGCCACGGCCCGGACCGCCTGGAGCGCGCCGAGGGCGAGGGAGTCGCTGGCGCAGACCACGCCGGTCGGCGGCTCGGGGGTCGCCAGCAGCTCGCGCATCGACCGCTCGCCGTCCGCGACGCCGTCCTCGGTCTCCCGGTGCAGGCCGTCCGGGTCGAGGCCGGCCGCGGTGAGGGTGGTACGCCAGCCGGCGCGCCGGTCGTCGCCGACTCCGGAGCCCTCCGGCCAGCCGAGGAAGGCGATCCGGCGGTGGCCGTTCGCCAGCAGCCGCGAGGTGGCCTGGGCGGTGCCGGCGGCGCCGTCGACGTCGACCCAGGGGTGGGACTCGGGGGCGTCCCAGGGCCGGCCGAAGGTCACGAAGGGCACGCTCCGGTCGGCCAGCCAGGCCGTCCGGGGATCGCCGTGGTCGGTGCCGGTCAGCACGAAGCCGTCCAGCTCGTACGCGCCGAGCAGGTCGTCGTAGGTGGCGATCTCCTGGCCGTCGTCGGTGGCGGTGTAGAGCATGACCCGGTAGCCGGCGGCGTCGGCGGTCTCGGTGAGGCCGTGCAGGAACCGGTCGAGCACCGAGCCGTTGATGCCGTCCCGGGTCGGTTCGATGCGGGCGGCGATCAGCCGCGAGCGGCCGGTCCGCATCTGCCGGGCGGCCTGGTTGGCCCGGTAGCCGAGCGTCGCGATCGCCTCCTGCACCCGCTGCCGGGTCTCCTCGCGGACGATGTGCGGCGCGTTGAGCACGTTGGAGACGGTCTGCCGGCTGACCCGGGCGTGCCGGGCCACCGTCGCGATCGTCACCTTGTCAGCCACTAAATCCCTCTCGCCGTCTTGAACGATCCAACTCCCTTACGGCAGGATTAGATCGTTCAAAGTTTCTGGAATGTTTCGCACTTTGCACCGGCCGGGACGATCTGTCAAGACATCCGTGCCCACCCGGGACGACCCGGTCGCGACACCCCGTACCACCGATCAGCACCTGGAGTTCCCCGTGACCGAACGCCACCTGCAACCCCTGCTGCACGACCTGGTCGGGGTGGTCCTCGCCCCCACCAGCGCGCTGGGTGACGCGGCCGGCCAGATCCGCCCGCGCGGTGTCCAGGGCGTCTTCCACGCCGACGCCCGGGTGCTGTCCCGGGCCGAGCTGCGCGTCGACGACCAGGAGCCCGAGGCGCTGACCCGCGGCCAGGTCGACGCGCACACCACCCGCTTCGTCGGCCTCACCCGCTGGCTCGGCGACCCCGGACCGGACCCGACCGTCCGGGTGGACCGGGTCCGCCGGGCCCAGTCCACGGGCCTCAGCGAGGAACTGCACGTCGTCTCCACCGCGACGACCCCGGTGCGCGCCACGGTCAGCGTCGACCTCGGCTGCGACCTGGCCCCGATCGAGGTGGTCAAGTCCGGCGGCGGCGCCGCGCCGCTCGAGGCGAAGGCCGGCCAGCCCGGGCAGCTCAGCTGGGCCGCCGACGGGATCACCGTGACCGTCACCGGCGAGGCGGCCCGGGTGGACGCCACCGGCGAGCGGACCACCGCGCCCCGGCTGAGCTGGCCGGTCGACCTCGCCCCCGGCGCGACGGTGACCCTGCGCTGGCGGCTCACGGTCGACGACCCGAACGCCGTGGTGACCGCCCCCACCGGCCCGGCGAGCTGGTCCGACCCCGAAGTACGCGCCGACGACCGCCGGCTGGTCCGGCTGGCTGACCGGTCGCTGGCCGACCTGCGCGGGCTGCGGCTGGCCGACCCCGCCCGACCGGCGGACGTCTTCCTCGGCGCCGGCGTGCCCTGGTTCCTCACCCTGTTCGGCCGGGACAGCCTGTGGGCCGCCCGGATGATGCTGCCGCTCGGCACCGAACTGGCCGCCGGCACGCTGCGGGTCCTCGCGCGCCGGCAGGGCACCCGGGTCGACCCGGCCACCGGCGAGGCCCCCGGCAAGATCCTGCACGAGTTGCGCCGGCACG
The window above is part of the Micromonospora inositola genome. Proteins encoded here:
- a CDS encoding LacI family DNA-binding transcriptional regulator, which gives rise to MADKVTIATVARHARVSRQTVSNVLNAPHIVREETRQRVQEAIATLGYRANQAARQMRTGRSRLIAARIEPTRDGINGSVLDRFLHGLTETADAAGYRVMLYTATDDGQEIATYDDLLGAYELDGFVLTGTDHGDPRTAWLADRSVPFVTFGRPWDAPESHPWVDVDGAAGTAQATSRLLANGHRRIAFLGWPEGSGVGDDRRAGWRTTLTAAGLDPDGLHRETEDGVADGERSMRELLATPEPPTGVVCASDSLALGALQAVRAVAAETAVIGFDDTPVAAAVGLTSVSQPLAVAAARCVELLTGVLDGHPTDPQVLLQPALVLRHTA